In Cryptosporangium phraense, the DNA window CGCGCACGTCGACGAGTTGGTGCTGGACTATCTGGCGGCCGGCATCGACCCGGACCTGACCACGATCTTCACCCACAGCGCGGTGCCGGCGCTCAACCAGTTGCTGCTGCCGTTCCTGTCGCTGGTGTCGGTGTCCGAGCTGGAACGCAACCCGACCGTGAAGGACGAGATCGTGCACTCGCGCCGCTCGTCGGTGAGCGGTCTGATGTTCACCTACCCGGTGCACCAGGCCGCGGACATCCTGTTCGGGAAGGCGACGCTGGTGCCGGTCGGGCAGGACCAGCTGCCGCATCTGGAGCTGACCCGCACGATCGCGCGCCGGTTCGCCGAGCGGTACGGGCCGCTGTTCCCGCCGCCTGAGGCGCTGCTGTCGGAGGCGCCGCTGCTGCTCGGCACCGACGGCGGGAAGATGAGCAAGAGCCGCGGCAACGCGATCGCGCTGGGGGCCACCGCGGACGAGACCGCCCGGCTGATCCGGGGCGCGAAGACCGACGCCGAGCGGTGCATCACCTACGACCCGGCCGGGCGTCCGGAGGTGTCGAACCTGGTCCTGATCGCGGCGCTGTGCCTGGGGCAGGATCCGCACGCGGTCGCCGCCTCGGTCGGCGGGGCCGGGGCGGCCGGGTTGAAGAAGATGGTGACCGACGCGGTGAACGACTATTTCGCCCCGCTGCGGGCCCGTCGTGCGGTGCTGGCCGCGGATCTCGGGGCGGTGCGGGCCGTCGTGCGGGAGGGCAACGTCCGGGCGAACGAGGTGGCGTCGGCCACGCTGGCGGAGGTGCGGACCGCGATGGGAATGTCGTACTGAGCGCTTAGGGTCTGCAGGCGTGGACGCGTTCTACCGGGATCTGGGTAACGGCCGGTTCGAGAGCAGCACGGCGACGGCCGGGCCGTGGAACCCGGAGCTGCAGCACGCGGGCCCGCCCTCCGGGCTGCTCGGCGCGGTCGTCCAGCGCACCGCGCCGCGGGAGGGC includes these proteins:
- the trpS gene encoding tryptophan--tRNA ligase, whose protein sequence is MPADGPLIPREPLMDRVLTGDRPTGPLHLGHYFGTLRNRVRLQEQGAALTLVIADYQVLTDRSDHVGAHVDELVLDYLAAGIDPDLTTIFTHSAVPALNQLLLPFLSLVSVSELERNPTVKDEIVHSRRSSVSGLMFTYPVHQAADILFGKATLVPVGQDQLPHLELTRTIARRFAERYGPLFPPPEALLSEAPLLLGTDGGKMSKSRGNAIALGATADETARLIRGAKTDAERCITYDPAGRPEVSNLVLIAALCLGQDPHAVAASVGGAGAAGLKKMVTDAVNDYFAPLRARRAVLAADLGAVRAVVREGNVRANEVASATLAEVRTAMGMSY